The DNA sequence TGAATAGAAAGGAGTCTCGTTCTTTCCATGGCGACGATTAACGCTAATTATGACAAGTTGCAGGCAGGCTATTTGTTTCCCGAAATCGCCAAGCGGACGCGGGCGTTTCAGGCGGAGAATCCGAGCGCGAAGGTCATGCGGCTGGGCATCGGCGACACGACAGAGCCGTTGACGCCTTCGGTTATCGAGGGGCTTTTGTCGGGGGTACGCAAGCTTGCGGACGTGAAGACGTACACCGGATACGGGGCCGAGCAAGGGAACACGGATTTGCGTGAGGCGCTTGCCGCCCGATACGCGAAGTACGGCGTAAATATTGAACCGGATGAGGTATTCGTGAGCGACGGGGCCAAGCCGGACTCGGCGAATATACAATCGATATTTGGCCTCAACAATGTGGTCGCCGTTCAAGACCCCGCGTATCCCGTTTATGTGGACAGCAATGTCATTGCCGGGCGCACGGGACAATGGAAGGACGGCCGCTTTGAAGGGCTGGTCTACATGCCGTGCACGGAGGCAAACGGTTTCTTTCCGGAGCTTCCCGATGGCAAGGTGGACCTGATCTATCTGTGCAGTCCAAACAACCCGACCGGAGCTGTGGCCACGAAGGAGCAATTGGCGAAGTTCGTGGCATACGCCCGCGCACACAAGGCCGTCATCATCTTCGACTCCGCTTATGCGGCGTATATCAGCGACCCCGCGCTGCCTCGGTCGATTTTCGAAATCGAAGGCGCGAAGGAGTGTGCCATCGAATTGAGCAGTTTTTCGAAGGAGGCCGGATTCACCGGAGTGCGTCTGGGTTGGACGATTGTGCCCAAGGCGCTTGCGTGCGAGGACGGCGAACCGGGAAAGCTGAACCGTTTGTGGAACCGGCGCCAGACCACCATGTTTAACGGGGCCTCCAATATCGTCCAGGAAGGCGGGGTCGCGATCCTGAGCGAACAGGGTCAACGCGAATGCCGGGAGATGGTTGCGTATTATATGAAGAATGCGCGAACCATCAAATCGGGTTTGGAGTCACTTGGTTTGACCGTATATGGCGCGGTCAATGCGCCCTATGTGTGGCTCAAGACTCCAAATGCCATGAAATCCTGGGATTTCTTCGACAAGATGCTGCGTGAGGCGCATGTCGTGGGCACGCCCGGATCGGGTTTTGGGCCGGGAGGCGAAGGCTACTTCCGGCTGAGCGCGTTCGGCCATGTCGATAACATTCGCGAGGCGGTGGAAAGCGTCAAATCCAATCTCATTCTGAAGCTGTAAACCGAAGCCTTGAATTGAGATGGAACTTCTTGTCCGCTTGAGACATATATAGACGAGGGGCAGGAATCGGGGTCATTTGATTCAAGCCCCGTTTTCTGTTACGCTATTGACCCTTACGGTTTTCACTTTCACACACGTTTTGCATGCCTGAGAAGGAGCACCTGAAATGAGACACTTGCGGAATGGACTTGTTATGAGCCTTTGCTTGGCTATGGCGCTGACCGTAGCCAGTGGTTGCTCGAGGAAGAAGAAAGAGCAGCCGATCAATCCCGATTTGACGAGCACGAGCCAGACGACGGCTCCCGAACAGACGACGGGCGAAGGCCTGCCGCCTATCGACCAGAGCCAGCTCTTCTTCGGGCCGAACCCCCTCGTGAAGCCCATCTACTTTGACTATGACAGCTACGCTCTGCGTCCTGACGCCCTTTCGACCCTTCAGGCGAATGCGGATGTTCTGAAGCAGGTTCCGAACGTAATCGTTCAGGTGGAAGGTCACTGCGACGAACGTGGTACGCAGGAATACAACCTTGCGCTGGGCGAGAAGCGCGCGCTTGCGACTCGCGAGCAGCTTGTCCGCCTTGGCATTTCCGGCGACCGTATCGTCACCATCAGCTACGGCGAAGAGATGCCCGCCGATCCCGGCCACAGCGAAGATGCGTGGGCGAAGAACCGTCGTTGCCAGTTTAACGAAGCGAAGAAATAACGTCGCACACGGAAGGACTGAGCCATGCGTTCCTTGGCAATCGGATTGTGCGCCCTGCTCATAGGGTTGGGGGTGGCCGGCTGCACGACTACCGGCGGCGGCGACCAACTGTCGAATACCGTGTATGCGACGTATAAGATCGCCAAGAATCTTGAACAGGACTTGGGGCCGTCGGTCACCAAGCTGAATCAGACGGCGGCGGATTTGACTGCCAAAGTCGAAGCGAACGATATGGCAGTCAAGAGTTTGCAGTCTGCTATCGAAGATAACCAGGCGAAGCTTGACAGCATGCAGAAGAGCATCGACAAGCTCAGCCAGGACGTCTATCGCATGTCCGGGCGTCCGACCGGGGCAACAGGGCTTGATGCCTACAGCGGGACGAATTATTCGGCCCAGTCGGCGGAAATCCTGCCGCCTCCCGGTGGGGCTGTCGCGGCGGCCCAGGGTACCACGCCGGTTCCTTCGCCGGAATCGGTCCCTGGCACGGCCCCGGCAGGCACGGAAGTTGGCTCGAATGCGCTGACGGACTATAACGCCGCGCAGCGGAGCTTCTACGGCGAAGACTTCGAGACTGCTTTGGCTCAGTATTCGGCGTATCTTCAGAAGTATCCCGATTCGAAGTACTCGGACGGCGCGCAGTATTGGAAGGCCGATTGCCTTCGCAAGCTGAACCGTCTTGAAGAGGCCATTGCCGAGTACGAGAAGCTTCGGACCACGTATCCGAATAGTCCGAAGGTGTCGATGTCGCTGAGCAATCAGGCGGACGCCCATCTGCGGCTGGGACAAACGCAACGCGCAGTTGCGCTTCTGAAGCAGTTGGTAGACAATTATCCGAATGCGCCCGAAGTCGAATTGGCCAAGAAACGGCTGAAAGAGCTTCAAGGGAATTGACGCTATCGGAATGTGATGTGTTTATGCGCGCGGGACGCAGGTCTCGCGCGCATTTTTGCTATACGGGGATGTTGTTCAACTTAGGACGAGCAGGATTGACATGAAGTATTTTCTGGGAATCGATGTCGGAGCGACAAAGACGCATTGCCTTATCGGCGATGAGAACGGCAAGGTACTCGGGTTCGGTAAGGCCGGTTGTGGAAGCTACGAAATGGCCGGCGTGGACCCTGCGCGCGTCGAGAACGAAAAGGCCATTGGGGCAGCGCTCAAGGACGCGGGTCTGAGTCTCTCGGACATATCGGCGATTGGGATGGGGATTGCCGGGGCGGACCTTCCCGAAGACTACGTCATGCTTGAACGCGAGCTGTATACACCCCTGTTTGGCGACATTCCGCGCGATTTCCAGAACGATTCGATGGGAGGTTTGCGGGGCGGCACCCGCAGCCCGTTTGGGATCGCGATCGCGTGCGGCACCGGTTGTGTCTGCGCGGGTAAGAACCGTTCGGGAGATCATGCGCGTACCGGCGGACTCGGAGACAGCTTTGGCGACGAATGCTCGGGGTCAAGTATCGGACGCGACGGGCTCCAGAGGGTCCTGCAGACTCGTGACGGTGTACGGCCGCCCACGTTAATGACGGCGAAATTTGTGGAGCGTGGGGGATGTGCGGACGTCGAGGATCTCTTCTACAAACTCTACCGTGGGCAGTTGACCTACACCGACTTGCAGCCCATGGCGAAGATTGTTTTCGAAGCAGCGTTTGAAGGCGACGAGGCCGCTTGTGATATTCTAGAGCGAGGTGGCAAGTACCTCGGCATGATGGTGAATGCCACAGCCCGCAAGTTGCGTATGTGCGAAGACGAATTTGAAGTGGTGATGGCTGGAAGTGTCTTCAAGGGGAGCAGTCCGGTTCTGATTGACGCCATGCGGACGGAAATCCACCGGGTTTGTCCCCGCGCACAAACGGTCATGCCGTTGTTTGAGCCCGTCGTGGGCGCACTGTTGATGGGCATGGAAGTGCTCGGCGAGGTCACGTCGGAAGTGTACGATAATTTGGCACGGGATTTGGAACGCGCAGAGTCTCAATACCGGGTCAGGTTTAAGGCGGAATAAGCGATGAAACTACGTGCAAGTCATGTTGTAGTCCTCGTACTGCTGGGTATCGGGACACTGGTTCTTTTCGTTGTGTTAAGGCCGAGCAGCGCCGGACAGAAAGAAAGCGGCGATTTCCTGGAGCAGGCGCGCGCTTGGCAAGAAAGCGACGTAGGTACCAAGAGTGTGGCCGGTGGGGTTCCCCCCGTCACGGAAGACCCGAGCGTCTCCGCGCGGCTTGAAGTCGAGACGACTGAATTCGACATGGGGGTCATCTCCAATGCGGAACCGACAACCAAAGAGCTGAAGGTTCGCAATACCGGCAAACGCGATCTGAAGATAACCACCATCAAGACCACGTGCGGCTGTACGTTGGGGACTTTCAATCGCAACTCGAAGCGCCCCGGATATGACGAGAATGCCGTTATTCCTCCGGGCGGCGAGATGCCCATGTACGTAACGGTGAACCCCTTTCGGGTGCCGGGTTTCTATTCGCACAAGACATTGACGATCTACTCGTCCGATGTCGTCAACCCGACGTTGGAAGTTCAGGTTTATGCTCACATCGATCCGGAGTTCATTCTGGAGCCCGATAGCTTGGACTTTGGAACAATCGAATACGGATCATCCGCGACGAAGGAAGTTCGTATTCGTCAGGCGGGAACCAAGCCGCTGAAGTTGGAGAAGGTCGAGACGCCTTCGCCCCGTGGGCGCAGAGATTTGCGCGATACCGTCAAGAAGGAAGACGAGCCTTTTGCGGTTGCTCTGCAAGACGTGCCGGAAAACGAGTGGAAAGAACCTGGACACCGCGAGTGGAAGGTTGCGGTTACGCTTTCGCCGAACCTGCCTCTCGGCGTGTTTCAGAATCAGTTCTACATCTACAGCGACGCGAAGCGGGTCAGCAAGTTTTACTACACAATGAAAGCGGATGTGAAGACCTTCTTCCGCGTCGAACCGGCACTCATTCGCGTGCGGGACAAAGTGACCGCGGGACAAGGGAAGATTGCGACGGCCACCATCCTGAGTGAACAGCCTTTTGAGTTGGAAGACCTGTCCATATCCGGCAAGGATTTGTCGCTATCCACACGCCCCGGCGAGACCCCGAACACCGTATTCGTGGACGTCAACGTCGCGCCCGACGCCAAGCCTGGCTTCAAGACTGAGACTATCACGATGAAGATCAAATCGGGCGACAAATCGGTTCCATACTCGACGCGCGCACTTGTGACTGTCATGTAACCTGGGCAATCGGTGCGCGAGCGGACGGGTATTATCGGACTTCGTCCGAGTAGGCTGTCGCATGCGCCAACACAATGGATGATGTGAACAACAATGGCGCTTTTCGGGAAGAAAGACAAGGAAGCTGAGGCGCCGTCCAACCCCGTGACGGTTCCTCTTGTGGGCAAAACAGCCTTCTGCACGGTGTGCAACGCGTATCGGCAGTTTACTCGTTGTTGGCGGCGCGCGCAGCCGGTAAAGCAGTGCACGTGCTGCGGGCTAGCATTCGAGAATGTCGCCGCCTTGTACGCGAAGAACCTGCCTTCGTGTCCGCGTTGCGGTGAGTTTCTGGAACACCCGGCCTTCGAATATGGTCTCTGCGACGGGTGCGGCACGAAGTTCGAGCTCATGGAAGGATCCAAACCGGGCATGTTGCCCAACCTCGAACAGCGCAAACAAATGATGGCGCGCGCCAAAGGAATGGGAAAGCCACGATGAGCCTTTCGATAGAGGAATTGCGTCGCGGACTGGCCGAGCATGGTCAAGAGCACGTATTGGCGTTTTGGGATAGTCTGGATGAGCAAGGCCGCACGAATCTCGCGGGGCAGATTGAGACCATCGACTTTCAGTTGATGGAGCGCCTCATTGCAGAGTGGGTGCTCGACGAACCTCCGGCCGAACGTTTTCGCGAGATAACCCCTGTTCCCACGATTCCGAAAGCGGACTCTTCGCGGGCCGATGCGCGTGAAGCGTGGGAGGCGGGAGAAGAGGCGCTGCGCGCGGGGCGCGTGGGCCTGCTATTGGTCGCGGGCGGCCAAGGCACGCGGCTTGGATTTGACGGTCCCAAGGGTGCCTATCCGATCGGGCCTGTGACGAAGCGGTCGCTGTTCGCCTATCACGCGGACAAGCTTCACAATGCCCAGGATCGATATGGGTGTACGCTTCCCTGGTACATCATGGTGTCGGACACGAACGAGACGGAAACGAAGACATTCTTCCGCGAGAATGGGCATTTCGGCCTGAAAGAAAGTCAGATCAAGTTCTTCCGGCAGCGTATGGCGCCGTGTGTAGACGAGCGCGGCAAGTTTATGCTGGAAGAACCCGGTTCGCTTGCGATGAATCCGAACGGTCACGGCGGGGTAATTCCCGCAATCGTCGAAAACGGAATTGCGCGCGACGCAAATGAGCGCGGCGTCGATACCTTGAGTTACTTCCAGGTAGATAACTGGGCAAT is a window from the Candidatus Hydrogenedentota bacterium genome containing:
- a CDS encoding DUF1573 domain-containing protein, yielding MKLRASHVVVLVLLGIGTLVLFVVLRPSSAGQKESGDFLEQARAWQESDVGTKSVAGGVPPVTEDPSVSARLEVETTEFDMGVISNAEPTTKELKVRNTGKRDLKITTIKTTCGCTLGTFNRNSKRPGYDENAVIPPGGEMPMYVTVNPFRVPGFYSHKTLTIYSSDVVNPTLEVQVYAHIDPEFILEPDSLDFGTIEYGSSATKEVRIRQAGTKPLKLEKVETPSPRGRRDLRDTVKKEDEPFAVALQDVPENEWKEPGHREWKVAVTLSPNLPLGVFQNQFYIYSDAKRVSKFYYTMKADVKTFFRVEPALIRVRDKVTAGQGKIATATILSEQPFELEDLSISGKDLSLSTRPGETPNTVFVDVNVAPDAKPGFKTETITMKIKSGDKSVPYSTRALVTVM
- the pal gene encoding peptidoglycan-associated lipoprotein Pal → MRHLRNGLVMSLCLAMALTVASGCSRKKKEQPINPDLTSTSQTTAPEQTTGEGLPPIDQSQLFFGPNPLVKPIYFDYDSYALRPDALSTLQANADVLKQVPNVIVQVEGHCDERGTQEYNLALGEKRALATREQLVRLGISGDRIVTISYGEEMPADPGHSEDAWAKNRRCQFNEAKK
- a CDS encoding LL-diaminopimelate aminotransferase, coding for MATINANYDKLQAGYLFPEIAKRTRAFQAENPSAKVMRLGIGDTTEPLTPSVIEGLLSGVRKLADVKTYTGYGAEQGNTDLREALAARYAKYGVNIEPDEVFVSDGAKPDSANIQSIFGLNNVVAVQDPAYPVYVDSNVIAGRTGQWKDGRFEGLVYMPCTEANGFFPELPDGKVDLIYLCSPNNPTGAVATKEQLAKFVAYARAHKAVIIFDSAYAAYISDPALPRSIFEIEGAKECAIELSSFSKEAGFTGVRLGWTIVPKALACEDGEPGKLNRLWNRRQTTMFNGASNIVQEGGVAILSEQGQRECREMVAYYMKNARTIKSGLESLGLTVYGAVNAPYVWLKTPNAMKSWDFFDKMLREAHVVGTPGSGFGPGGEGYFRLSAFGHVDNIREAVESVKSNLILKL
- a CDS encoding tetratricopeptide repeat protein — encoded protein: MRSLAIGLCALLIGLGVAGCTTTGGGDQLSNTVYATYKIAKNLEQDLGPSVTKLNQTAADLTAKVEANDMAVKSLQSAIEDNQAKLDSMQKSIDKLSQDVYRMSGRPTGATGLDAYSGTNYSAQSAEILPPPGGAVAAAQGTTPVPSPESVPGTAPAGTEVGSNALTDYNAAQRSFYGEDFETALAQYSAYLQKYPDSKYSDGAQYWKADCLRKLNRLEEAIAEYEKLRTTYPNSPKVSMSLSNQADAHLRLGQTQRAVALLKQLVDNYPNAPEVELAKKRLKELQGN
- a CDS encoding UTP--glucose-1-phosphate uridylyltransferase, encoding MSLSIEELRRGLAEHGQEHVLAFWDSLDEQGRTNLAGQIETIDFQLMERLIAEWVLDEPPAERFREITPVPTIPKADSSRADAREAWEAGEEALRAGRVGLLLVAGGQGTRLGFDGPKGAYPIGPVTKRSLFAYHADKLHNAQDRYGCTLPWYIMVSDTNETETKTFFRENGHFGLKESQIKFFRQRMAPCVDERGKFMLEEPGSLAMNPNGHGGVIPAIVENGIARDANERGVDTLSYFQVDNWAIKSIDPYFIGYHVLRGGDMSSKIHRKNEPREAVGVHCLCDGEYRVIEYSELDIYPQLLETDKDGLPRYYAGNPAMHVISLGFIERVNDHFVDFPWHRAHKKIAYVGADGRVVKPDKPNGYKFETFVFDALRFIRHDPIALEIGRLGEYTPIKSFEGDNSVVAAWSSMREYWGGWLEAAGHSVPRDAQGKVAIEIEISPRFAFSKDEFLSKASQLSLPDSGNVIIAGDGAAR